The nucleotide sequence TCATAGAAAGTGGGATTACCTGTTTCCGGATTAACACCCTTAAATTTATAGCCACGGAAGTAGTACACCGGATAACCTTCTTCAAAATAAGTAATGGTACTGGTGTGGAAGTTAACTCCATTTATGCGGGTAATGGATGGATCAACGTAGGTAACTTTGTTCTTTAAAGTGGCTAGGTTGGCGCGTAGACTGTAATGGAAGTCTCCGATATGGTCTCTCCAACCCAGTTCAAACTCCAATCCTTTGTTATTTACGTTACCTGCATTCATCGGAGACGTAATTCCCCCCACAATCAGAGAAGGTGTAGTCCCGTTTACCAGTAAGTCTTTGGTCTTTTTATCAAAATAGTCCATACCTAAAATCAGACGGTCCTTGAAGAATCGGGCATCAACACCGATATTGATCTGCTCGGATGTTTCCCATTTCAGATTATCGTTACCCATAGATGAGGGAGCTACGGCATTGACGTAATAGTTGCCTGTTCCAAAAGGATAGAGGCCTTTCAGAGCCATATCTGTACTATAAGGATAACCGCTTAGCGCAGCAAGACTACCGTTTTGCCCCCAGCTGGCACGCAACTTGAGGCTGCTCACATGCTGCTTCAACGGAGCGAAGAATTCTTCTTCTGAAATCGTCCATCCGGCAGATACTGCAGGAAAGTATCCCCAACGGTTAGAGGAGGGAAGTTGAGAGAGATCGGCGGCATCTGCTCGGAGCGAACCCTGCAAAAGGTAACGGCCAGCAAATTCATAACCCAAACGACCGAAGTAAGAGAGCTTGGCTGTACGTATCTTCTCTCCTGATACACCCTTGGTAGCCGATGCCGAACCATAGTTCAGGTAATAGAACAGCGGATCGTTCTTCTTTATAGCATCCTCACTGTTGGCCGAAAGACTTCCATATACATTGTCGCTCGTCGATTCCTGATAAGACATACCAACCATTCCAGTCACAGTGTGTTGTCCGAAACGCTTCATGTAGTTGGCGAAATTCTCCCATTGATAGTAGATGCTGGTGGATGATGTGGCATTGAGGCTCACATAATCGCGGCTCTGCGTGGAATTACCGTAGAAAGGCAAGTCTGTGGTAGACTGACGTGTTCCTGACAACCGGTAACCGAAACGAGACGTAAACGTGAAACTTTTGAAAGGCTTGAAGTCGGTGTAAATAGAGCCATTTACGTTAAATCCGCTGTTCTTTCCAATGTTATTGTCACGCATGATCATGGGGTGATACTGCTCTCCTGCATAATACTTTGAGACAGCGTAATAGTCTCCGTTCTCGTTCTTGAGCAGATGTTTTCCATTATCCAATGCTGCCTGCATGTGGGCAGGAAGTTTGTCTGCCGCGTAGGTGTCGGGAGTCAGTGGGTCCAACTGGAGAATTGAGGTGAGTAAGCTGCCGTATTCGTTGTTCATCGATACGCTGCGTATATTGTATTTCTCAATTTGGTTCGTGGTACCCACTTTTAGCCAGGGCTTGATTTCATATTCGGAGTTGATGGTTGCCGTCAGACGTTTGTACACATCAACGTCGCCTTTTACAATTCCATTATTGTCCAGATAGGTCAGCGAGAGATAGTAATTTCCTTGTTCTCCGCCATTGGTAAACGACACATTATGCTTTTGCATTTGGCTGTTCTCAAATGCCACGTCGGTCCAGGCTGTATTCGTCACACCGTCCCAACCTTTTACAAGTTCGTTCTCTGTGAAGGTTTGCGCCTCTACCATATAGTCGATATACTGCTCCGCATTCAACATGGATGGAATACGAGCCAGCGATTGCGATGACCATTGGAAATCGTAGGAAATTTTTCCTTGTCCCGACTTGCCCTTCTTGGTCGTGATAAGCACAACACCGTTACCGGCTTCGGCACCATAAATGGCAGCAGAGGCTGCATCTTTGAGCACTTCCATCGATGCAATGTCATTCGGATCGATACCGCTGATGTCGCTCAGGCGGATACCGTCTACCACGTAAAGTGGATTGGATGATGCGTTGGAAGAATACCCTCTTACGCGAACTGTGGGTGAGGCTCCCGGTGCAGCCGAGGTTTGGATAACCTGCACACCAGCAGTTTTTCCTTGCAAAGCAGCCGGAGCGTTGCTGATGGTCCGGTTTTCAAGATCTTCGGCCTTTACTTGCGAGATGGCACCTGTTACGGAGCTTTTCTTCTGAACACCGTAACCCACCACAATGACCTCTTCCAAGGTTTTACTGTCTTCCTTTAGTTGAATGTTCATCTGGCCTGCAAGGGCTTTCTTTTCCTGAGTTACATAGCCGATGTAGGAAAATACAACTGTGGCTCCTTGCTTTACGGACAAGCTATAGTTGCCGTCAAGGTCGCTCATTACACCGTTGGTGGTCCCTCTTTCAACTATACTTACCCCAATCATGGGTTCTTTCAGGTCGTCTGTAATGCGACCTGAAACTTTTACTGGCCCCTGTGCCAACATGTAGGGCACGGATACCAACAGAAAAAGCACCTTTATAAGTAGCTTTTTCACTGATTTGCTTTTCATAATTCTTTTCATTAAGTTATTAACTAGATTGATTACTGTGTGTTCCTGGTTTATTCCCAACCTTGCAGGGAACAAACCAGGAGGTAATTTTTTTACTTCGAAATATTGTATGGTTTTTCAACTGTTCAGAATCCCCGAGTTGGGAAAGCTCTTACAAGCTCCATCAACTCCTTGTCATGATTATACTTCACTTCGCAGGTGTTATCGAAGCACATCGTCGATCCCTTTTCGGCAGTATAAGGATCCCACTGAGGCAGGCCATTGTGGTTGGGATTGCCTGTCCGGGCAAAGTTTATCCAGGCGTTGCTCATCTTCTCTGCCAGAATTTGCCCTTTGCGGT is from uncultured Macellibacteroides sp. and encodes:
- a CDS encoding TonB-dependent receptor is translated as MKSKSVKKLLIKVLFLLVSVPYMLAQGPVKVSGRITDDLKEPMIGVSIVERGTTNGVMSDLDGNYSLSVKQGATVVFSYIGYVTQEKKALAGQMNIQLKEDSKTLEEVIVVGYGVQKKSSVTGAISQVKAEDLENRTISNAPAALQGKTAGVQVIQTSAAPGASPTVRVRGYSSNASSNPLYVVDGIRLSDISGIDPNDIASMEVLKDAASAAIYGAEAGNGVVLITTKKGKSGQGKISYDFQWSSQSLARIPSMLNAEQYIDYMVEAQTFTENELVKGWDGVTNTAWTDVAFENSQMQKHNVSFTNGGEQGNYYLSLTYLDNNGIVKGDVDVYKRLTATINSEYEIKPWLKVGTTNQIEKYNIRSVSMNNEYGSLLTSILQLDPLTPDTYAADKLPAHMQAALDNGKHLLKNENGDYYAVSKYYAGEQYHPMIMRDNNIGKNSGFNVNGSIYTDFKPFKSFTFTSRFGYRLSGTRQSTTDLPFYGNSTQSRDYVSLNATSSTSIYYQWENFANYMKRFGQHTVTGMVGMSYQESTSDNVYGSLSANSEDAIKKNDPLFYYLNYGSASATKGVSGEKIRTAKLSYFGRLGYEFAGRYLLQGSLRADAADLSQLPSSNRWGYFPAVSAGWTISEEEFFAPLKQHVSSLKLRASWGQNGSLAALSGYPYSTDMALKGLYPFGTGNYYVNAVAPSSMGNDNLKWETSEQINIGVDARFFKDRLILGMDYFDKKTKDLLVNGTTPSLIVGGITSPMNAGNVNNKGLEFELGWRDHIGDFHYSLRANLATLKNKVTYVDPSITRINGVNFHTSTITYFEEGYPVYYFRGYKFKGVNPETGNPTFYDLDDSGDLNDGDLDYIGDAIPDFTYGITLTTSWKGVDLTLFGTGSQGNDIFNCINRPDYAASNKLKEVFYDNRWTADNKSGSVPRAGAQNMDKYQTSDALVYDGSFFKIKQIQLGYTFPKLWLKKIFVNNLRVYGSLDDFFTFTKYPGFDPESAANSTSGMGVDKGSYPCSKKVVLGFNIEF